A stretch of Gouania willdenowi chromosome 21, fGouWil2.1, whole genome shotgun sequence DNA encodes these proteins:
- the septin10 gene encoding septin-10, with protein sequence MTSSDVARQPDKGPRGLNLAGHVGFDSLPDQLVNKSICQGFCFNILCIGETGIGKSTLMDTLFNTNFENFESSHFEPQVKLRAQTYDLQESNVRLRLTVVNTVGFGDQMNKQESYQPVVDYIDRQFESYLQEELKIKRSLHNYHDSRVHACLYFISPSGHSLKSLDLVTMKKLDSKVNIIPVIAKADTISKSELHKFKIKIMSELVSNGVQIYQFPLDDETVAKVNTSMNGHLPFAVVGSTEEVSVGNKMVKARQYPWGIVQVENENHCDFVKLREMLICVNMEDLREQTHTRHYELYRRCKLEEMGFKDTDPECKPVSLQQTYEAKRQEFLVELQKREDEMRQMFVQRVKEKEAELKDAERELQSRFEQLKRLHADEKANLEDKKRLLDEDQSSFSKRRAAAQLLQAQSFTANGKKDKDRKNSGFM encoded by the exons ATGACGTCTTCAGATGTTGCTCGACAGCCG GATAAGGGACCACGGGGGTTGAATTTAGCTGGCCATGTTGGGTTTGACAGCCTTCCAGATCAGCTCGTCAACAAATCCATCTGCCAAGGATTCTGCTTTAATATCCTCTGCATCG GTGAGACGGGCATCGGCAAGTCGACACTGATGGACACTCTTTTTAACACCAACTTTGAGAACTTTGAGTCGTCGCACTTTGAACCTCAGGTGAAGCTCCGGGCTCAAACCTACGACCTGCAGGAGAGCAATGTGCGGCTACGCCTCACTGTGGTCAACACCGTGGGCTTTGGAGACCAGATGAACAAACAAGAGAG CTACCAGCCTGTGGTGGACTACATCGACAGGCAGTTTGAGAGCTACCTGCAGGAGGAGCTCAAAATCAAGCGTTCACTTCACAACTACCATGACTCTAGAGTGCACGCCTGCCTTTACTTCATCTCTCCTTCAGGACATTCACTCAAATCCCTCGATCTGGTCACCATGAAGAAGCTCGACAGCAAG GTGAACATCATCCCAGTAATCGCCAAAGCCGACACCATCAGCAAGAGCGAGCTGCACAAGTTCAAGATCAAGATAATGAGTGAACTGGTCAGCAACGGCGTCCAGATCTACCAGTTTCCCCTGGACGACGAGACCGTGGCTAAAGTTAACACTTCAATGAAT GGTCACTTGCCATTTGCTGTGGTGGGCAGCACAGAAGAAGTCAGTGTGGGGAATAAAATGGTGAAAGCTCGCCAGTATCCATGGGGTATAGTGCAAG TGGAGAATGAGAACCACTGTGACTTTGTGAAGCTGAGGGAGATGCTGATCTGTGTGAACATGGAGGACCTGAGGGAGCAGACACACACTCGTCACTACGAGCTCTACAGACGCTGCAAACTGGAGGAGATGGGCTTTAAGGATACTGACCCAGAGTGCAAACCTGTCAG tcTGCAGCAGACGTACGAGGCCAAGCGTCAGGAgttcctggtggagctgcagaAGAGAGAGGATGAGATGAGGCAGATGTTTGTTCAGAGGGTGAAGGAGAAAGAAGCTGAGCTCAAAGACGCAGAGAGagag CTGCAGAGTCGTTTTGAGCAGCTGAAGCGTCTTCACGCTGATGAGAAAGCTAATCTGGAGGATAAGAAACGTCTCCTTGATGAGGACCAAAGCTCATTCAGCAAGAGACGAGCTGCTGCTCAGCTGCTGCAGGCCCAGAGCTTCACAGCCAATGGAAAGAAGGACAAGGACCGCAAAAA CTCTGGCTTCATGTGA